The DNA segment CATCTTGGATTTGTTTGCATGTCATGTCGTTCCATGTCCATGATTAAGCACTGTGTGCGAGTTCATGCTGTAATCATGTAAACTTGTTCCCGATATGCCTGTAATAGTAGATCCTTTTTGGAGTGCAGTTCCCTGTGGGCGTATTCATCGGCACCTGAAGTACCGCACCATCGGCCATGATCGTGTGGGGGCCACTGCAGCTGTTTACAGTGCAGCGGTCCTTGAGTACCTGACGGCTGAGGTGTGTAAGGTGTTCTGTGGTGATTTGGTTTTTGCCCAGAATTTTTAATATCTATACTTTTTTTGCtgttcgaggaggaggaggaaaaacgtttattcagagcacaaaaactgggtgggttcagtacgagaacccattggtcgtcatcataatccagcccctctcaaccagcgatttctggtcgattgggctgtggctatgaagggttgcctcccagcgctcatgagtcggatcgggattgctgtccaagtctgggttttgtTGACATTCGCAAACcacgtgaaagagtgtgccaactgctccacagaaggggcaggacgaatggtaagtttctgggtaccatttgctcattaggtaaggattgggcagagtattagtttgtagtcgcctgattatgtgctcttcattttacttagggttttgtgaggaagaggatatttccttcttgtgatctcaTAGTAcgccgtaatttctgcgtagcttagtaagggtgatggggttgtcaactatgtcagagagagcctgcgtgccagatgctcggaggaggagagctcgagcagctgtgttggccgcctcattgcccatCGTTGAGAGgggccctggcgtccagaagatcaggatgttggaaggattagacctttccaaaatttcccaacacggagagccaacgcggcctctgaggtaattgcgtaccgctgctagtgagtcggacataaccgttgcctcgctgttctttgatatcgctagtgcgatggctgcttcttcagccgatgtggtatccaccgcttggataaggctgcttgcaatgatatccccccggggtgaaactgctgcaattgccgcgactccgttaacgggtccagccgcatcgacgtagatcgtgtccttgtttccatcccagcgcttagagaggtgtctagctctagctagtctccgtcctctgttatattcctcatccatacgttttggtatggggtgagtcgtaatgtgtgatctcatctgcatgggcatgtcgatcttgtcagcgacttcccggggtggactgattctcagcttctgtaatattttcctgccaggcttagatgttgagagcctgacaatttgatttacacggtgggcctctatcagttcgtcgatggtgttatggatccccaactgaaataagcgcttagtggatgtgcataaagggagtcccagcgccgtcttaactgtctttcgaataataacatctagttggtctttctcctttttgctaagccgtaagtacgggttggcgtatgttagtttagagggaatgaaagcctgaactaatcttagggcctccttctctcttagcccatttcttttcttgattacccggcgtagcattctagagacttgttcggaataggcttggggCTGTCTGATTGTattggtgttagtgttgccgctgggtatgatggctgccaggatcttgatctctttctttatcggaatgctcataccctggaccgtaatggcgacagagggagtggacggcaaaagccccgtattttgcctcttgccacggtcgatcaggagtaactctgatttctcgggagagcacgttaagccatgcctcgccgcatgctggcacacgacattcgctgcttcctgaagccggccttgaatttccccttcattaccccTGCagcaccagatcgtaatgtcgtcggcgtatatagcgtgctcaatgccttggatgcggtctaccttctctggtagcccacgcatggccaggttgaagagaagcggagacaagaccgctccctgcggggtgttcttggaacctagattgaacggagaggaagtccaatcaccaatacttattgacgcttttctattggagagaaagtccctcacgtaattatatgtgcggtcaccacatttgatgctgttaagctcatccagtattccctggtggttgacattgtcaaatgccccttttaaatcgagcgcaaggatggccttgacctgacatctgccggggttgtccagaatatcctttGCTGTTCGGTCATCAGTGTACTTCCAAATGTTGCAGCCTTTACACTAAACGGAGGCTCGAAGTGAAAAAGCAGGGACAAGAAAATGGCACAGGACAAGCGCTCTCGGAAACTTTGGCTATTTGCTAAGGCATGGTTCTGAAGGTAGGTGCTTGACAAAACAAGGACAGAGGGAGACAGCCTCCTTTCAGAACCATGCCTTATCAAAAAGCCTTAATTTTctttagcgcttgtcctgtgtcctttcCTTTCCCTGCTTTGTCGCATCGAGTCTCCCTTTAGAGTAAAGGCTCCAACATTTGATGTTCTGTTCATAGTGTAATGTCACGTAGCATTGGAAATCTGTCATTTATCTGCGCGACCGTTCAGTCGCTGCGTTGTATAAGTTTGCCTTCGTTGTGAATGAAAGATATTCACGGAAGCCTCTTCAGAACCATGCCTTACCAACTAGCGCATCCTGCCACTTTGCTCAAGTTCTTTACTAATCTTAGCATGGGTTATCGTACTTCTGTATCCTGTAGGCTTGCAAAAGTCCTGGCCATTAGTCAATTGGTTCGATGGCTAGAAAAATGCAAGTTGGAACCTCTGCATGGAGCTTATCGTTCACTTGTCGTGGTTAATGAAGCTGTTCTTTTGTCTGTCTTGCTTTTAGGTTTTGGAATTGGCTGGCATTGCCAGCAAGGATATGAAGGTGAAGCATATTACTCCTCGCTATCTCCAGCTGGCCATCCGTGGTGATGAAGAACTTGATTTTCTTATCAAGGCAACCATTGCAGGTGGTGATGTGGTCCCTCACATCCACAAGTATCTGATTGGCAAGAAGGGATCCCAGAAGACTCCTAAACCCTATACATCATTAAGCCAGTGCTCATACCGACAAGGCCGCTTTTTTTAACCACCAGTGGCCACATTTCTTCACATAATCAGCTCATTTATTCGACTACATCCTCACATATTTCATGCAGTTTGATCTGTTCATGGTGTAATGTCACGTAGCACTGGAAATCTGTCATTATTTGCACGACCCTTCAGTCACTGCGTTGAGGAAGTTTGCCTTCGTTCTGAATAAACGTTCTTCAAGGAAACCGCTTGTAGGCTTGTATGCTTGCTTTAAAGGGGCCACCGACCGTACCAGTTGTATGGATGATGAGTGTGGCAAGTGGGCAGGGTGTGCCTGTCAATACCTCGGCCATGTTACGCAACACACTATCAGGACACTTCCTTTGTGGCAACATTATCATTTTTGCACAAAGACCCCACCATGCAGAGGCTTGTCTGTTAGGACATTTTGCGCTTGCACTGAAAACCTCACAAGAAATTTGTCAGCAGGGGTGTTAGCGAAAAATACCCAAAGAAGCACCCTAGGAGGTGGGTAGGCCAGCTAGATCACGCGACTTTGATTTCATCAGAACCTACCCACTGAATTGCGAGTGAGCTGCTgtctgtggcaggtggcagttaatgattgcaAGAGGTTGCTGGGAATAGCAACCTGTATCACACAAATCCCAatggtgacagcacctgccatcccagggcagtggcacatcacttaaccgctgcgctAAGGAGTGGTCTATGATCTATGAAAGTTATGTTGAgaaccaattctgcatatatgggtattaacccattggtggctatcgcgtcatacccttaagggttAGCTgttgtgtcccctccaattttgtaAACCATGTATTTGAGATCACACTGCTCAGAGAAGTGTACAAGTATTTCGATTTGTCATACGTAGCTAAAATTGTATGTTTCTTATACTTTCTTCTGTGTCTTGGATTACTGATGTGTGCCTGGCATAGCGCTTTTACTTTCATCAAGCCTGCATTAACCCGTGTATGCCTGAACTGCAGGCAACAAATAAATTCAAGTGTTTTTGATGTGAAATACTTTAGACATCAGAGTTGTCCTTCTATGGATGGAACTATTTTTCTCACCACAAACATGAGCCATCCCACAGGAAGGAGGTTATGCGAATGCAGTACCTATTGTGTGTGGTGagttttaaaggagtatagacacatCAATTTTGGGTGCGcgttttgtttgtaatgatgcttaaggcattattatacatagacAACCACCTTGTATtctcctacgactgctaaataatatataatcgcatttatttttcgtcctgtttcggtttcagcagccgaaagaggactgtgacgtcaacgtgtacttacaggtccTGTGAGACAtgtaaaaactgcaatataatcgctgcttcctcattggctgtcattccagctcttgaggaaggctggcttcagcactgcagtaaattaaaacaataaagcagcgattttttggacattttttcgtgcctcacgtgacacaacaGCTTCCACGAGAAGCCAGCTCAGGGACGTAGTCAGCGCAGGGAAACAAAGCAAAGCCATGGGGTCTCATCTATCGGCCACCTCTCAGCCATGATAAAAGTTGTGAACACTTCTCTCAGTATAGCTCTATGCACATGTTTGTGCAGCCCagccaaccattcttattttctaagAATGGAAAATTGCCTCCCTGCTACCGATGAAGACACCcttgctgcgccttcgacgctgTTTTCCCGGAAGACGTTTAGGATCACCGAATACTTTTCTTTGTGAGTCCAGTAAACCTAACCCAGACAACCAAGTAAGACTTAGGTACAAGTTTTAAATCTGTGGCATAGACATCAGGCTTTTCCTTAAAACACAAAGTAGTCGGGGACGACTGACAGAAAAACAACAGCTCAGCAGACACGAATCAACATGAGCACAAACTCTCGGTTAaaattatgcacacatgagaaggGCCCTAACCGCCACAGCCAAGTGCACTTAACAGGTGGAAGTACACATTGAGAAGTCAAAAATAAATGCATACAAACGATAAACGACGCAACCGAggcatgctcctagcaaacgtCCGGGAGAATGCCCGacgaatcaagaaaaaaaaagcacggtgataaagtagaagccTCGAGGCAGAGCCGTGCCAGAAAACTAGGAGAAACGCACAGTAACActgataaaagagaaaaaaaataccacgtcCATATAATATATAAAACAGAACCGAAGCAGAAAACGTGAGAATAGTAAAACGTTtttggttacatgtctttcaggtcagtgcTATACGCTTgcattcctactaaatctgaaagaagcaAAAACCGGTTCATTTTACTGGTTTCCTTCCCAGTGCCCATCAGTACCCACCGTTGCGATGACTTATGTCAATATTTTTGaatggcttgcttgctgctgctaacaggggatgtaattcttccccaagggcctaccacaagctccgagtcttcactcttGCAGATGAAATCTTTTATTCTGCAACTATAAATTTTAGTCGGCTCTCGATGAAATGGAAGTCACGTCATGatagttttccttgactctctgagtcataacaatcctgcaagaaactgaaatatactTAAAGCTGTAATAAATTGTTTTCCCCTTTTCCGCAGAATACATTCAAGTTGTCAGGGATCAGACGCAACCGCGTCCTTATGAACTACGCTCGTTAGTCACTAATTTTAGAACTTTAAAATCAAAATAAATGTTATCGCTATGTCAGCAGTTCGTCTCGATaacatcatacgtgacgacaactcatTCGCGAATTGCTCAACTCGAAAAGAAACGAAttaacttcgcttgcagtcaaccacaACTGCCTAGTtttcagcctcgttacaactagatttTATGAACAAGAATGCAGCATATATAACTCTATCGCCCATAAGGAGCAGGGAATTAAGGTGCGCTTAGGAGAGCGCGAGGGGTGATGGCCGCTCAAAACCATCCGCTTATCTTCCTGTTCAACGCCGCCAGCAGCGTACACTAAAAACGCAGCTCCTAATCATTCACGCTAAagatacgttctcacctcaagtcgtagccatgcccggtacACGGATTTCTACAAATGCTTACTTTGAGCTGTCCTTTAGGCTATCTGAAGTTATTCCATCGGCATGTATatgtgcgaaagcactaatccggaggttcagagcctagaaagATCGTCTCTTGCCGATGTGTGTCCACTCCTTCCCAAGCATAGAAAAAaggggaagaaaaggaaataaaaaatacccAGGAATGGGAGTCgagcccgcggagacgcgaacaaaggccgctgTGCAAGACTACGTGGATATCAACCACCGCATTTCTTTTCCAGCATGCTGCACGAGGTTATGTATGTATAGAAAGGTACTATATACATAtcatttactaagcactcagctagtgcctgcacagcactagcttgacaaaaggcaacacaactaaaacgGCAGCAAACTTAGACACAGCCTCAACAGCTGAAATCAGTCTGGTAGaaagtctgttctgtcataaacgtcctaagttgtagcctgtgatgctacaaGTGAggttatcgccgcagccgaacacgcctcgcaTTAAACTCCACCGCGCTCTTGCTCtgtacattgcagagcgtcgtcttcgtcaacttctatccgctccgtcccgcggcactgcccgctcattgtcttctacgtagcacaaatccatgCTTTCCCGGTGATAGGGATGTAAacaatctctgcagatttttcttgtcagcagtAGCCTGGACATAGCCAGGCGCTTCGAATTATCGTTTAGCATAAAATATTTTCCAAACGTTTGCTATGTTTCGCCGGCTTttgaaaggatcttcatgtcaatattaaTGAAATCGTGTAGCGGCTTTCTTGAATCTCCCGTGTATTTATTCCATGAATTTCGTTCTTCTTGTGTTATGTGCAAAGCTGATCCAGCGTTATTTTATCGTTTTCTTTATCGAGCACGAGTGTTTCTAGGCCTGTGTTCTAcattcacattctcacagctaaccaAGCTACAAGAATTCAGacctgcctcagacagaaacagAAATTTAACTTTACCTAAACCAAAGCTTATACATAGCACTTCGTGCTTGCAAGGCATACGTGACCGCTTGTTACTTAACCTGGCCAAATGGCATTTGCTTAGTTCCTTTAAAAGAATCGCTTTGGGATAGCTCAAGTGCCTGGCGATATACACGGCACCGTTAATGTGGTGGACTGTCTCGaaaatcccacttagacttgGCGCTGCACAAAATGTCTTGTCTCGATCGACCTCACATGTGACGtgatgtgtaaggtcgcatgcgacgtgcaGCCACACGGGTAATGTGCCATGCCTGCGCGCAGCAACGTCTGACTCAATTGGTCGGCACTTCTTCAATGCTAGGATTCCCAGAAACAGttctagctatgcaacaagtaccttttAAAATAGattttacctttaaatctgaggttttggaaacatgtagtttCATCCCTCTGTGGCTATTACAACAGGCAGCACATTGCTCAGCATTCAGTGGACAGATAAGAGGCTAGAAGGAGTGAATGCCGGAGATGATAGATATTAGAGTGGGGAGGtgagggagaaagaaatagggaaTAGTAGTTGCGTGGTTCGTTTCTTCACTTTTGTCGCAGGCGCGGTGGTGGTCGATTATTGTTAGGGGTCGTAAGGGAGCGTCAAAGGAATGGTTGTGCCCGCATTGTAAACGcgtttgttctctttgttttcagagctatgtttttgcgttttgccgtgctgttcaggtagcagGATTTGACATCACTCCGCCAGTAAGATATTATTTCACCACCTTACAATGCTTTCTCATGATTCAGTCCATAATAGCAGCTCAGCATTCCCTGAGCTTtgtcatgtaggcattatttgaacgtgaCGGGCTAAATTTTAAACTGAACAGAGTAAgtttatccaacgagttgttttcataGCATTGCCATAGAAGCTAAAGTTAATCGATTTCATTACTCCAATCACCCCAGAGCCTCCGcgatagctcagtggttatggtgctcggcagctcacccgaaagacgcggcttcgatcccgacTGCGTTAGTCGCATTTCGACAGacgcgaaattctaaaggcccgtgtactgtgtcatgtcagtgcacgtgaaagaatccgAGATGCTCGAAATTATcccaagctctccactacgacgtccctcatagcattagtcgccttgggacgttaaaccccgtaaaaccaaacGAGTAAA comes from the Amblyomma americanum isolate KBUSLIRL-KWMA chromosome 1, ASM5285725v1, whole genome shotgun sequence genome and includes:
- the LOC144129447 gene encoding histone H2A.V-like: MVSEETLQAPEARVTEGTMADGKSGKDLGKAKAKSVSRSARAGLQAFPCGRIHRHLKYRTIGHDRVGATAAVYSAAVLEYLTAEVLELAGIASKDMKVKHITPRYLQLAIRGDEELDFLIKATIAGGDVVPHIHKYLIGKKGSQKTPKPYTSLSQCSYRQGRFF